A single genomic interval of Xyrauchen texanus isolate HMW12.3.18 chromosome 8, RBS_HiC_50CHRs, whole genome shotgun sequence harbors:
- the LOC127647428 gene encoding gastrula zinc finger protein XlCGF49.1-like isoform X2 encodes MTETIKDNQESKEVKEESNELEEEQQNETPHHLITGETSFSSSQTEKNSSQNETQVKNPFTCHQCGKSFIRKVSLKRHIKIHTGEKPFTCPQCEKSFIRKERLKDHIRCHIGQKPFACLQCGKSFTQKRDLNVHMRIHTGEKPYTCHQCGKSFNNRGHIYVHLKSHSGEKPFACSQCEKRFLLKGSLEVHMKIHTGEKPYTCHQCGKSFNRPHNLKRHESVHTGEKPYHCSSCGKSFKQSRSLRNHSKRHCQE; translated from the coding sequence ATGACGGAAACGATAAAAGACAATCAAGAATCAAaagaagtgaaagaggaaagtaaTGAATTGGAAGAGGAACAACAGAATGAGACTCCCCATCATCTCATTACTGGAGAAACATCTTTTAGTAGCTCACAGACTGAGAAGAATTCCTCACAAAATGAAACTCAAGTCAAAAATcctttcacatgccatcagtgtggaaagagtttcatacgGAAAGTAAGTCTTAAGAGACACATAAaaattcacaccggagagaaacctttcacctgccctcagtgtgaaaagagtttcatacGGAAAGAACGTCTTAAGGATCACATTAGATGTCACATTGGACAAAAGCCTTTCGcttgccttcagtgtggaaagagttttacacaaAAACGAGACCTTAAtgtacacatgagaattcacaccggagagaagccttacacttgccatcagtgtggaaagagtttcaataaTAGAGGACACATTTATGTGCACTTGAAAAGCCACTCGGGAGAAAAGCCTTTTgcatgttctcagtgtgagaagAGGTTTCTGCTTAAAGGATCCCTTGAAGTtcacatgaaaattcacactggagagaagccttacacatgccatcaatgtggaaagagtttcaatcgGCCACACAACCTAAAACGACATGAGAgcgtgcatactggagagaagccataccaCTGCTCTTCATGTGGGAAAAGTTTCAAACAATCAAGATCTTTAAGAAATCATAGTAAAAGGCATTGCCAAGAGTAG
- the LOC127647416 gene encoding gastrula zinc finger protein XlCGF57.1-like isoform X1, which yields MFIKEESEDMAYPEACRIKTEHTDEQTDMEDMKGEKQEPIEVKEESQDLNEVKEEHQNQNPHFITGEKSFSCSQTEKNSSQNKTQAKKSFTCSQCGKSFTCTRSLNEHMRIHTGEKPFTCPQCGKSFTRKYCLNIHIKIHTGEKPFACLQCGKSFTRKLTLNMHIKIHNGEKPFKCHQCGKSYTNKSGLKTHKLLHTGEKPFKCLQCGKSFTYKFGLQRHMLFHTGEKPFTCPQCGNSFTSKRSLNVHMSTHTGEKPFACLQCGKKFIRRTNLNMHIQIHSGEKLFTCPQCGKKFIRRSNLNMHIKIHTEEKLFTCPQCGNCYTDKLGLKRHIKDHTGEKPFKCHQCGKSFIYKGHLNVHMRVHTGEKPYTCHQCGKSFTRKEGLNMHIKIHTGERPFTCHQCGKGYIVKLGLRRHMLFHTGENSFTCLQCGNSFTSKVSLNVHMRIHTEEKPKA from the exons ATGTttattaaagaggagagtgaagatATGGCTTATCCAGAAGCATGCAGAATTAAAACCGAACACACTGACGAACAAACAG ACATGGAGGACATGAAAGGGGAAAAACAAGAACCGATAGaagtgaaagaagaaagtcaagaCCTGAATGAAGTGAAGGAGGAGCACCAGAATCAGAACCCTCATTtcataactggagaaaaatcttttagTTGCTCACAGACTGAGAAGAATTCctcacaaaacaaaactcaagCCAAAAAATccttcacctgctctcagtgtggaaagagtttcacgtGTACAAGATCCCTCAAtgagcacatgagaattcacactggagagaaacctttcacatgccctcaatgtggaaaaagttttacacgGAAATACTGTCTTAATATACACAttaaaattcacactggagagaaacctttcgcgtgccttcagtgtggaaagagtttcacccGAAAACTAACTCTTAATATGCACATTAAAATTCACAATGGAGAAAAACCTTTcaaatgccatcagtgtggaaaaagttacaCAAATAAATCTGGCCTTAAAACACACAAACTGCttcacacaggagagaagcctttcaaatgccttcagtgtggaaaaagtttcacatATAAATTTGGCCTTCAAAGACACATGCTATTTCACaccggagagaaacctttcacatgccctcagtgtggtAATAGTTTCACATCTAAAAGATCCCTTAATGTGCACATGAGTacccacactggagagaaaccttttgcATGCCTTCAATGTGGAAAGAAATTCATTCGGAGAACAAATCTCAACATGCACATTCAAATTCACTCAGGAGAAAAGCTtttcacatgccctcagtgtggaaagaaatTCATTCGGAGATCAAATCTCAACATGCACATTAAAAttcacacagaagagaagcttttcacatgtcctcagtgtgGTAATTGTTACACAGACAAATTAGGCCTTAAAAGACACATTAAAgatcacactggagagaagcctttcaaatgccatcagtgtggaaagagtttcatttaTAAAGGACATCTAAATGTGcacatgagagttcacactggagagaaaccttacacatgccatcagtgtggaaagagtttcacacggaAAGAAGGTCTTAACATGCACATTAAAATTCACACGGGAGAGAGgcctttcacatgccatcagtgtggaaaaggttACATAGTCAAATTAGGCCTTAGAAGACACATGCtatttcacactggagagaactctttcacatgccttcagtgtggtAATAGTTTCACCTCTAAAGTATCCCTTAATgtccacatgagaattcacactgaagAGAAGCCTAAAGCCTAA
- the LOC127647416 gene encoding gastrula zinc finger protein XlCGF57.1-like isoform X2 → MFIKEESEDMAYPEACRIKTEHTDEQTDMEDMKGEKQEPIEVKEESQDLNEVKEEHQNQNPHFITGEKSFSCSQTEKNSSQNKTQAKKSFTCSQCGKSFTCTRSLNEHMRIHTGEKPFTCPQCGKSFTRKYCLNIHIKIHTGEKPFACLQCGKSFTRKLTLNMHIKIHNGEKPFKCHQCGKSYTNKSGLKTHKLLHTGEKPFKCLQCGKSFTYKFGLQRHMLFHTGEKPFTCPQCGNSFTSKRSLNVHMSTHTGEKPFACLQCGKKFIRRTNLNMHIQIHSGEKLFTCPQCGKKFIRRSNLNMHIKIHTEEKLFTCPQCGNCYTDKLGLKRHIKDHTGEKPFKCHQCGKSFIYKGHLNVHMRVHTGEKPYTCHQCGKSFTRKEGLNMHIKIHTGERPFTCHQCGKGYIVKLGLRRHMLFHTGENSFTCLQCGNSFTSKVSLNVHMRIHTEEKPKA, encoded by the coding sequence ACATGGAGGACATGAAAGGGGAAAAACAAGAACCGATAGaagtgaaagaagaaagtcaagaCCTGAATGAAGTGAAGGAGGAGCACCAGAATCAGAACCCTCATTtcataactggagaaaaatcttttagTTGCTCACAGACTGAGAAGAATTCctcacaaaacaaaactcaagCCAAAAAATccttcacctgctctcagtgtggaaagagtttcacgtGTACAAGATCCCTCAAtgagcacatgagaattcacactggagagaaacctttcacatgccctcaatgtggaaaaagttttacacgGAAATACTGTCTTAATATACACAttaaaattcacactggagagaaacctttcgcgtgccttcagtgtggaaagagtttcacccGAAAACTAACTCTTAATATGCACATTAAAATTCACAATGGAGAAAAACCTTTcaaatgccatcagtgtggaaaaagttacaCAAATAAATCTGGCCTTAAAACACACAAACTGCttcacacaggagagaagcctttcaaatgccttcagtgtggaaaaagtttcacatATAAATTTGGCCTTCAAAGACACATGCTATTTCACaccggagagaaacctttcacatgccctcagtgtggtAATAGTTTCACATCTAAAAGATCCCTTAATGTGCACATGAGTacccacactggagagaaaccttttgcATGCCTTCAATGTGGAAAGAAATTCATTCGGAGAACAAATCTCAACATGCACATTCAAATTCACTCAGGAGAAAAGCTtttcacatgccctcagtgtggaaagaaatTCATTCGGAGATCAAATCTCAACATGCACATTAAAAttcacacagaagagaagcttttcacatgtcctcagtgtgGTAATTGTTACACAGACAAATTAGGCCTTAAAAGACACATTAAAgatcacactggagagaagcctttcaaatgccatcagtgtggaaagagtttcatttaTAAAGGACATCTAAATGTGcacatgagagttcacactggagagaaaccttacacatgccatcagtgtggaaagagtttcacacggaAAGAAGGTCTTAACATGCACATTAAAATTCACACGGGAGAGAGgcctttcacatgccatcagtgtggaaaaggttACATAGTCAAATTAGGCCTTAGAAGACACATGCtatttcacactggagagaactctttcacatgccttcagtgtggtAATAGTTTCACCTCTAAAGTATCCCTTAATgtccacatgagaattcacactgaagAGAAGCCTAAAGCCTAA